In the genome of Rhopalosiphum padi isolate XX-2018 chromosome 1, ASM2088224v1, whole genome shotgun sequence, the window ttaatactacttttacttaaaaatttattaaaatactgctaactacctataataatttttttttgacctGATGTAGATTTATTACGTTACCTAGtgaaatgaacaataataatgtaaatgataaaatgaGTATCAACTGTgctatatgtattgtatacacaCGTGCATCatgcattataattatcatCAGTTTCATTAGCATAATATGCAAAATTAGTCAAGATGACACTTGCACTGCGTAATGTGTCGTCAGTATATCGATTTCACActcgaaaatatataaataggaaGTAATGAAATTTGTCCatcgaaaaaaatgtatgatttttccttatattatacatgtaatgaataatattatcgttattaatgGTATTGACTATTGGCTAGAGGCTAGAATGCTAGatgcaatacaatttaaaaattattatggtgTTAATTGACACTATTTTGTATATAGGCCGTGttatagaattaattataaaaataaatgggaaatataattaattttcaacttttcaaGCATTCTACTACATAGTATTTTTCAAGGCAGAATAATGAAGTCATAATAATGCAGACATCTTTATATACCTTATTCAGTATCTACTATATCTACAAATTGATGGACTTATGAATAAAGTATGTTActgccatattatattatgttcaatgtcCAAACAAACGTGTCAAATCGAATGAAATTTTGTTTGACATTGATTCCATGAAATAACGAAGAATGTTTTTCACTCAATGACATGACTACTGACTAATATAACAATCATCAACATAGGTATACTACGATTAGTATAATATGACGCTACTTTAGAGGAATTCACATTTATAAGCCCGTTATATCAAGTTCAAAATATAACCTTGCGTTTCTCATcaacagtaaataaaaatatagtaatatatcttttctatatgatatatctacttcctttaattttaatcgtattaatacttattttattatcaaaattataattacaacagttaaaataaatttcaattgaaaaatCTCTAAGATTattgtgattaatattataaattataatgacatatatcaatgacgatttttttaatttagcttatataaataaaaatgcgagaaaaattaaaatacataatacaattgatGAAAGTAAACAGTATTTGACTCGAATTTgtgtgaaatatttatattgttttactcaAACTAAATTAAACTATAGATATAAATTCAGTATATTACTAGGTATATTAGTAGAATTTCCATAATATTCTCATCTACTTGATAGTAAGCATCtaaataatgaaacaaataatagtaaaaataaacgttatttGTGAGAGCAGAGactgaaattaattatgaattaaaaactcATCAATCGGGCATTCCGACATATTTTGAAGTCTGTCTGCTctacgtatttaatattatcattgattcgGAAGGTCAGTCCTATAAACCTGTAAACCGCAACTCTCATGTAAAGATATTCCAGCAgacaagattttaaaatatattgcgaattaaacatattatactggGAATTCCTCGGACGTATAACGAAAAACCAGATATGCAGTTGTTCATAATGGTAGGAGTTAATATAAGGAAATATAGCGTGAACGGGTTTTTTAACatcataaaacataaacataatataaataaagattgaattataaatttataaaccagACAGTACTATATTTAAaggtagaataaaatattttttaataacgtaattagatttaataaacTAGCCACACTGCAATTAATACGTATTTACCATTTAccgattatatgtataatgaacATTGACTAGGTACTTAGTTACTCAGTACATTTATAAGTAAAAGAAAAGAACATTACTATGCCAATCCTTACAGTCACGGAGTattgaaataaacatttttagattttggaaaaaatttttctagaattttatgatttttataaaaattaagttttgatgaagttcattaaaattatgaacgtttaataaaataatttgtaactctgtaaaaattattgtttcattgaacagcataaattataaatacacgaTAGAATGTTTCATTATGAAAATAacgttatacataaaaatacataaaattgaataaaataaaatacgagtacTGTACTTACCTTGTtacattttgtagtttattttcataaattacatttagggtaaaatatactataacaatACATAAGGATAAGATATTCAATTTCCAAACAAAATgacacgtgtatattatattgttgttgtacATTAACACCACCGACCAGCCTATGCATGTCCAAGGTTATTCAgctttataaaagtataaaaccatGTCCAAATTAGTTATCCCAATGTTAttcattaacaattaaattattctaaaaaaaaatattaaaaaatttaaattcaacgaaTTGACAAAAGATTTATAGTTATCAATTACTGTAACTGTATGAATGCTTTCTCTCGTTTGATTATCGTATTATTCAACTAAAATGACTGAaagaaaatattacaacaatttCGATTTACTTTTAGAAATGCGGAAATTTCCTAgtgtaattatatacatattagttattactaattagtaattaggttATTACATTCAGTGTCAGCCTGTCCATGGTCACTGAAATACGGATACCCTGAAGCTATTACAATAAGTACATAGGAATATGTTTTATTTGACAAGGTTCAACAAGGcaacaaacattaaaataataatttgagcacgtaaaataaaaaaatataaactggcccatcttatattttaatatacgagtaGATCAACTAGGAAAATCAGTgtgttaataatatactgtattgaTTAACATACCTTGATATTGAATATTGCATTACACGTGTAGGTATGTAATAAATGCAATtcctaaattattatgtaatgcattaaaaaaaatgctatgTATTCAGAAATTATTGTGTACTACctggttatataaatattgtttaatatagataccaataggcaataacacttgtaataacataatatacctatgttaaaaaatgttaaaacaatttatttacatgttaatacaacaaataaataataataataatatacaataaataatattacaaattacaatgatgATCTGTAAGCGATGTTATTAgcgatattataatgtttgtacGTTTCATTGCGAATAAGTTAATTATggtttgttataaaaatgaaataactaacaagttaatatatatgtatgtatagaaaCGTAGAAGATAGATGGTTATTGTTGTACCAAAATTTTCAGAAcacaaagaataaaatatttcgttttatttttcagaataaattcaatttgtatTCTAAAAAGATGGTAATGAACTACAGactattcattaatttatataggattgtaagttataacttacaTGATATgaactgtaaatatattattaggtttttaATGTAAGAAGtacctactttaaaaattaattatttgaaacaaaaattataaactgttaaaacaggttaaagtttttataaaataatttgtaatgagtaatttatattacaaaaagtgCCGTTTTATACACActcgcattatattattatacattatttaaaacattataaacatatatatatatatatataatatttaatattataatactaccaaCTAAAAACGATTCTATTAAATAACTTAGTTAGTATTAGGTTAGATTGGGGTGAAAagtttttcagattttttttttaaattactgtgaTTGAGTCCTTTTTTATATGACAGGTCGATTTACTGTATTTGTTTAATAGGATTACAtgctttattatagttatttacatattaataagtaatcacAGATAATTCACAGTTGTACAGTAAATGAATTGAACCACCagcattattgtaattttgtaaatgttatattttattaaaaaaaaaaaaaaaactaaatgcataaaactaattaattatgacgatacaatttaatgatatactaattttattagattaagaatatattatttcatgataTTTCCTGATACTTTAGATAATTTGTGTATCTGCAATCAAGTAGATATTCAAGTATcactaagtattattaaaatacttaagtttttatgaataagcattcatatcaaaaattatattttgttttatttgaatactcagaattcaaattattaacttGTTAATTgctttacaatgatgtatttatttaatacgccATTATTATATAGCATGAACGtcaaatgaacaaaaaaaaaacggtctacgaatgtaaaactaaaTGAAGGCCACGTGGACCAGTTTTTCAGGATATTATAATGCTTTCCGGGGTAAATGATCAAAATAGAATGTCgtcccattattttttttttttatccagttagccttataaaatatatgtaacattataaattaaatgatattatattattcttataattcaaGTACACTATGTATAAGTTGGTATTATTTCAAGTACACAACTtgtaaaaagatatatttttactatatatccagattaaataaaaaaattgtacatattaaatgtaACTTGAATACTGTCTAGGAtttggttataaataattatcataagtaTGATTGTCTATTTTCTGAAATATCGAGTAAAAAACTTACCGAAACGATATAACATGATAATACCATTGTCACTCTTCGCAAAACCAATGTACCAAACTCAcgcaaatatgtatacataatatatatatatatatatatatatattacacgcaTTATATCCTGCACGGCTACACAGTCAAATATTAACGATGGACCTTGGAAACCAAAATTCGTATTCCCCGCGTTATGGTCCCACGTTATGATTAAAGATTAAATTGTTTAGTGTTAATAATCTTTAACCGTTGCATGTTAATATGTGTGATCCCCTATTATGACCCTGCAATCGTTTCCcacttaaatcttttaaatttgagattaccaaacgttatattatacgttatatagatacatgtacaataattttaacttaagtgTGAGACGACGATTATCattggatattttttaaatacgcaaaagatatataatttagtatttaggtatattttataaaaaggtcTCAATGATATGTttagtttcttttttattacttaGCTTAAATCTGTTACACATTAAAGTCTCTGCTCTACAGGtatgacaaaaatattgtgtctcgttattctaatatatagtaattaaaatcgTACGTgatcaataatatatgtatcacaATACCTaaaatgattatgatttatgatacagTATTTTTTCAtcctatatcattataatatatcatgtatacaaataagaaatgtataaaaaaaaaaatgcataacaatattttttgtttttttttagttgagaATACTAACAACAAGATGTCAGTTACTAGTGTCCAGTCCATGAACAACCAAAGCTTGATGAACATTAATGACAAAATGCTCGATAACATCGATCTAGTCAGTGATATTGAGCAGGCAGTAACTCTAGAAGAACTCAaagaagtttttaaatattgtttccgGTATGTAGTGCAAATGCAACTAGTATATTActagatttttttaaactttaaaccggttataactagttttttttaaactttaatagctagtatatttttataaataattttacctaggcggctaggtatataaattttcaattatattaaagttcaatacaattatattgttgTCAAAGGCCATCGTTTTTAaatagcatatttttaaatatttcttatatttttaattatatttattaggaaTCGTCGACTAAagttaaatgttgataatacaaaatatattttgcattaatataaacatttttattaatactttaaaacgGCATTATTCTGTAATGTtacctttaaaaaattattcttaccaacataaattataatatatttaatatttattttttaatgacaattaaaaggaaagaaatattaatttaatcgtaatctattgatgataattaataactaaaatagttcaaaaaaatacataatattaggtatcgtcattttctgttataaaatggttaatggataatcatatttttgattGATTAGTTGTGGAGTCAACTGGGAACAACGACACGTATCATTAGATTGCTTAGAATGTGGTGGATATTCTCTTGAGAGGCCTTGTCCTATTTGTGCTGGTCACTGTCGAAATATTTGGAAACGTGATCTTGAAGAagtgagtttaaaaaaaaaatccatacaattaatacttatttgcaTTCATTTTTACGtactaaacttttattttatagtctCATCGAAGTGGTGAGGCGAGTTGGATAGGCGAATGCTCCTCAAAATGTAAAGAAATGGGACGTGATGTCAATCAGATATGTAATAGACTCGAAAAAGTTAAAGCCACCTTTTGAGCCGTGAGCGATACAAATCTTACACAACTGagtaactaattataaaaatttagattaaGTGCATcacttttcttataatattgtaattttactcAGTGTAACACGGTGTCATTTCCTCGTAGTGATTGTACACTTGTTTTTTGAATGACACAAATTCTCAAAATGATTTTttcatgtacataataatttgctATTCCATTTTCtatgaaaattgtataacaaatcaatataaattatttaccttaTTCTAATATTCGTGACAGAAATTTTGGATAAAAACCttatactgtaataaatatatatttattttgataaaattttgttgttatttaatgttacttttaataattaatatagagtaaaatattattggataaTGTTGGTTTTCACTTTTCATATAACTATCTAAATCTAGCTGAAACTAGATTAATAGTTGAACATAGTTGTTTAtactatcattattcatttctaATTGAATTGTAATGTAGTTCGTTATTTTAACTTgatgttttcattttatacaaGCGTACTAGTTATTTTTtcgttgtaaatatattttaaaaataattactttaataatacttaGTATGCAGACATTTATTTCAATACTAAGGTAAAATTCGTCAAAGTATGcttacaaaaaacaataatccaCATGTTTATGAAGCTAAAAATGTTCGTATTTACGAACGACTAAGTAGAGACTTTTaggtgaaaataaaattaactatttttaattaatcaataaaaaataaattgccaGTATTTAATTGAAACAAATGGTTAAGTTAAAtgacttgacaatttaaaataataattgcgttaactaataaaatgtattttatgcgACCTAcgtgtattaggtatatagacACATAGCTACGGagatacttataacttatattgaataatatcgtaacattacatttaatttcatactgaatagtattatatcaattatgGACATAAGTATTcaacacatttaaatttaatttgggcTGGTTCCACCACTGCAATATTgggtattgaaaattaattatgaatgaaACTTGAATAATTTACCTGGTAATGAACTGAATATCTTTGTTTCCAATTTCCAGTAAAGAGTATAGCTTAATATTAGAATGATtgttcaacaaaaatataagagTCGAACATAACAAAACCttctgaatatttttattctttccaaaaatattcaaataaaagcaGCTGCAGCATGCCAGTAATAGTAGACTTCCATCAACGTGAAAGTTGGACTGGTtggagcataatatataatataataataaataataaatatattatgtaatatatattattataatatacatcattataatctaaaattaacGTAACCAAGACTATCTGaactgaaagaaaaaaattcccAAGAAAAATCACACTGTGATAGTCGTGGAGCAAAATAaacaaagaaatataaaaacaatctaaatatataatattattgtactatcaaattacaaataaatactgCTGCGACGGTAAAAATGTTTGCGAATTTCGTCCACGCGCTCCGGCGACCGTGTCGCTTGTCGATCACAATAAGTCAAGGTCGAAGTCGTCTAGTGTCAAGATGACAAGATTGAAGAATCGGTGAAtgcaatattatgtaagtataaatatgCACTACgcagtacctatgtatataaacCTATTTATACAATGTGATTCATCAAACATGCTCACCCCAtctttacttttatattttttacataatgaatttattcaaatcctaatttttggaatttcaaattatattaattaaatatactcgaggacaatatttttaattatatatatattataatatttaagtagtgTCCTGTGTCAATATAAacttacttattatttcaaataaaaacttttttctgcAAATTGCTAAGCgggtactttttttaaaatgttgatgtatttaaatcaaaattcaaacaagtgatttatgagttttttaaatgtttctacCGAGGATAATGtatagtccttaaaaatggttttacaaaaataaaaaatataagcaacATCAAATCTACTAGCTGTTTTTTATACTTGGGTAATGTTTAcaagttataaaatgtttttaaagtaatattaattactaatttactataattttcaaatcattatcATGTCTTCCATATCTTAAACacttatataatgaataataatggaccaatattatcaattataagttAAATGATTCAAAaactaagtaatttaaattaatatgtactaTTATGTCGATATTTCCAACAAAAAAGCGTTTGTTTAGGAATTTAGGTACAAGAAAAAGGGTGATTCTCATTTAGAAAAGAAGTTAATATTGCCTTATTGCCTTTGACGCTAtacttaaatgatataaaaaataattgaaatcacAGTCctcaaatacatataaaaattccaaaaatcaggatttaagtaaatttattactaaaagaaaaataggGGTAAGCATACTTGGTGAATTACCCCGCCCGTATAGATGGTATAAAAATATCGTACAATAGAACttgataataatcaataatcaacGTAGtgcgtatctatataatatcgaGAAGATTTTACAGGTCAAGAGGTTGacatacctaatggctaataataatattatcacctgcacatcagttaaaaaataatcaatcataggtatataacattattgacATCCGACGGTAGATCGATTTTCTAACGAGACATTTATccgtaaaatatgtattgtattataaatttgtaaaacattATACTGAATACATAACTTATTTGTAGCCTTTTATAGATCCTGTATGACTGTAGAAAATATTCCTGGATGATGAGGAACTATATTCATTAGGATGGAGAGTTACTCTACCGTAGGTACATCAAAAGTCAAAAAATACAgctcaattacaatttttacctatttaatataacattttttacttatcGATCTTAACTATACGgacaaagttattttttaatatatttaatttttgaatcgtTTTAGATGTTAAAAGATATATTGTATGGTGATTGGTATTAagtagattataaattaattataaatgatttaattttctttagatttattatgaaaataaaaatatatataacgctGAAAATCGATTCATTTGTAATTGATTATATAAAgttttctgaaatatttttaatagactaaCTTGTTTTATCTACATATCaactatttcaaaaaaaacatcactactgcttataaaaaacctatttaaaaagTTGTATAATTATGAATAGATAGTATTTCTGACTttagtacctattacctaattgtaaataatttaaatacgcctacataaacatatatagttCGCTAATTACCCAAATATACTAATAGAGagtatgctataatattatgctataaaaaaccatataaactttataataatgcaaaaaaaattcCTCTTATACTAACCTacataatgataaaatgtatttacttataagttataataagtatagcTTATATATACTTCTAAGTAGGTACACGCATCGATTTCTCAACTAACTAATTGTATTTtggatataactatataatcgtaaagaaatatagaaaaaaattgtttactaagtatattttacactACTTGCTAGTGATTTCCAATAACTTGGAatttgtattaaacaattttttaccaCGTCTTCTCCCTCCCATCAATCAACTCTTTATATTTGAGGTATAGTGCTATGGTGTAATATAcgcttgttaaattattttgcgAAAGTCGGAAAAAAGAAGACTGTCAATGACTGTGATCACGGTTGTAAGTGAATGTTGGCATTCACTTGGTAGGTTTTCGAACCGGTGCGTATCTGATCAATTTAgacattctttaaaatttaatcacgtTTTCCGCGTgcgaaaaaaaaccaaaaatacaatgacaataatattttattaaatgtgttgtgaaaaaaaaactaaaaagtcacgacacatttatattatatttatatataaagtatacataggtacctactattagttattacaacacttatacctacctatctacctaTAAACTTATTGTAATCCTACTAtgtgactatatataatattattttaatattttttggatcACGCGCCGTGTGGTACTGCTGTGCAATGtgcagtataattatataattattataataggcacGCATTGTTATAATCGTGTCAGTGATGTTTATTATTCGCATGACACGATGTATTGGTGtatggaatatatatattatatataagtacctacgcAAAAATGTTTACACCGCACACACTTCATACGTCATACCTGATATATTATAGTTGCTGCAGTTTGGGtcatggttttaaaattatgtattgctGTCATGgaatacctatgtatacattatgtagTTAGTACGACCAATGGCGTGTGATGTATGCGATGTTGCACTGTTATtttgttaagtattattatacctatactacaACAAAAATGTGTTGTCACCATGGTTCAGATCGATTCATGATTGTATCGTATATTCGTATTcgttagatacataatatagatacagccgtatacctactattatttgtTAAGTACTATAGTTATACTGATTTCGAAATGCTTAAAATTAGGTAGGCACTAAGTGCTTTTTTTTGCTTTAATCTCTTTATAGATtcgtttatcattttatattaatatcaccaTGTCTACATGTAAACCGAAacgaaaaacattttcaatttaatatacgtTCAAACAGTTCAGGCATTTTTCTTATATGGTGTATGTATACTGTGTATACTCGAAAAGTAGACATTTGactaggaaaaaaataatttcttgacAAGTGACTTCTTTTTTTCCGTGTGGTTGTATCTATCACAACTAAGGTAAGGACCACAGAAGTATGACTTCAACctcaataattacattattcattgtataattatacgaaaaatgtatacaaaactatcataaaaatatagaataataatacatttacacaGGGTCGTATTCAGGACGGTTTTCTAGGGTCATGTCTGGAGCCCGACCCTAAGCCTATTTTTAAGGGACCCAAACCTAAAAAAAATCAGGCCTAACCCTAAAAAAAGGGTGCCCGAAAGGACACATACTAGTTGCGGACAAATTATTTCAggtcaatattataacataacaattgCGGACACGCGTTTCGTTGTCATAATACTAATTGCGTAcagagattatttttaataaaaaccacgtGAGTTTTCCGTCAATCACACGtaactttttaagtttttcactatacatttttatacagaaaaatagaaaataaacgaACAGAAAGACAACACTACGACAGATATTAAGCAAGCGAGTAAGGTTGTCGATAAAGTGcagattaaacatattttttgacaGCCGTTTCAAAAGCACCTGCACAATCTTAAtggtgataaataatatatatatatatatataatgtatatatataaatcgttaATATCGAACAGTTCCCAACGTCCACAAtcgttaatatcaaaaataataattggacaTTTATCCGCAATTCGTATCTTATATTTGTGTCCGCAATTCGTATGTTACCTTTTTAGATTTCGTCCGCAACTCACGTGGTTTTTGTCACTTTGTCCGCAATTCGGAAACACCGCCCGAAAAAGCTGAATACGGCACTGcaggtacaataatatacattcatagATGCCAACGCCTAAGTGACTGAAGCTTATATggctaaatctaaaatatatatatgcacaaaaTAAATGCACATAGATAGTTTcgcaaatttaaattctaatacccTTAATACAGCTCACATTCTTCCGTTTACATTAGGATTAAGATCTAACCTATATAGATAACTTTTTCCATTAAACGGTTAGCCAAACGCCAAGTATTACAAGTGAAGTGAAGTGCCAAATCCATTAACTGTTAGGTTCGGTTGAGACGTaggtcgtatattataatatattatacaagaatattaaattaaatcaaactatTAACTTAGATATGTTTTTAGCATTCCTACACAGCTACATAGAATGTactgataatataatgatatttccTCTTTCATTTGTGCATGATACAGATCTGATGTACTCAAATTATGCGTTATAGTTTCAAAACGAtgtgtgtggttttttttttttatgtgtattagtatcactatagtctatagtgATAAAAGTAAGGGAGTTCTGtagaaagaataatttttttagtctcTGGGTGGATCGATGAATGTTctgattgtattatttgtattcatgtaatgatgtatttgtttttcatatacttatgtatattgtatacacgatAAATAGTCGAAAAACTTCGATTTTCAGCTTTGAGGATAAAAAGTTGGATCTATAGTTTGTGTTTTACttgttttagaaaaatttcctttatttttaaaataatcgggagaaaaaaagaattattattaagaattacaGGAATTTCACGCAAATTTGATATTGATCAAATCGATTTTCTTTTGTGGTATAACTCGAATAGAAAACGAATAGccatagatacttgaaattttcacaaaatttttatgatcattttctatgtataatataattcgaaGAATATTTCGActctttttaaactatttatagacattttaaaattttcattttttagtttttttttataaatattggtaaaaaattattctagataaaaaaatacttggaaATTTAATGaaagattcctcataagttgttCTATTAAAGAATatctaacatttataattaaaataaattttatacgcatttaaaatttataaaattcatcatAATCTCGacaattag includes:
- the LOC132916964 gene encoding protein pinocchio, with translation MRTVCNESDRSVFNDYEESIIFDEDDPDFRPSDDLECSCDKKVENTNNKMSVTSVQSMNNQSLMNINDKMLDNIDLVSDIEQAVTLEELKEVFKYCFRCGVNWEQRHVSLDCLECGGYSLERPCPICAGHCRNIWKRDLEESHRSGEASWIGECSSKCKEMGRDVNQICNRLEKVKATF